One genomic segment of Gasterosteus aculeatus chromosome 6, fGasAcu3.hap1.1, whole genome shotgun sequence includes these proteins:
- the unc5b gene encoding netrin receptor UNC5B isoform X6, which produces MLPVRMQRGEGIGPLVLLLLVGGLVSGTESSDYSEAEVLPDSFPSAPAEPLPEFLLEPEDAFIVKNRPVQLRCRASPATQIYFKCNGEWVNQNDHVTRESLDQVTGLVVREVDISVSRTQVEELFGLEDYWCQCVAWSSAGTTKSNRAYVRIAYLRKNFEQEPLGREVRLEQEVLLQCRPPEGMPAAEVDWLKNEDVIDPSQDSNFLITIDHDLIVKQARLSDTANYTCVARNVVARRRSSTATLIVYVDGGWTDWAKWSACGTECTHWRSRECQAPPPRNGGKHCSGSMMESKNCTEGLCARNKKISIEHASHPLAPGTSVAVYAGLVGALLLCVILVLCVGVLAYRRRCRHLHGDITDSSSALTAAFHPGNYKPPRQDNTHPLHPSAPPDLTATAGTFRGPLFSLKQGVNDSPHKIPMTTSPLLDPLPSLKIKVYNGSTLSSLELPADMGLCDGEILSLKSVSTMGRERDYHSHTLPREPGLSTSATMGNLGGRLTIPNTGVSLLVPPGTIPQGKFYEMYLIINKWDNTTLPSEGSQTVLSPVVSCGPSGMLLNRPVVLTLPHCAQLDTPTPDWTLTLKTQTHQGAWEEVLTAGEETLSSPCYLQLEEECCHVLMEQLGTYGLVGQSCPPQPACKRLQLALFAPRAPCLSLDYSLRIYCIHDTPHALKEVLDLERSLGGVLLEDPKPLIFKDSYHNLRLSIHDIPHTHWRSKLLAKYQEIPFYHIWSGSQRPLHCTFSLERGSLAVSQIACKICVRQVEGEGQIFQLHTDIQETLPPHSPLPSGGTCLPSSQVGPFAFRLPDSIRQKICASLDAPSARGCDWRLLARSLGFDRYLNYFATKPSPTGVLLDLWEACHQADADLVSLATALEEMGKSEVLVVMTTDGDC; this is translated from the exons AGAGCAGCGACTACAGCGAGGCAGAGGTTCTCCCCGACTCCTTCCCGTCAGCACCAGCGGAGCCTCTCCCAGAATTCCTGCTGGAACCGGAGGACGCTTTCATCGTAAAGAACCGGCCCGTCCAGCTGCGGTGCCGCGCGTCGCCCGCCACCCAGATCTACTTCAAATGTAACGGAGAATGGGTCAATCAAAACGATCACGTCACCAGAGAGAGCCTGGACCAGGTCACGG GGCTGGTGGTGCGAGAGGTGGACATCTCGGTGTCGAGGACTCAGGTGGAGGAGCTGTTTGGGTTGGAGGACTACTGGTGCCAGTGTGTGGCCTGGAGCTCGGCCGGGACCACCAAGAGCAACCGGGCCTACGTTCGCATTGCAT ACCTGAGGAAGAACTTTGAGCAGGAGCCACTGGGGAGGGAGGTGCGACTCGAACAGGAGGTGTTGCTTCAGTGTCGCCCCCCGGAAGGCATGCCTGCTGCTGAG GTGGATTGGTTGAAGAACGAGGATGTCATCGATCCATCGCAGGATTCCAACTTCCTGATCACCATCGATCACGATCTGATCGTCAAGCAGGCCAGACTCTCAGACACGGCCAACTACACCTGCGTGGCTCGTAACGTGGTGGCCCGGAGACGCAGCAGCACGGCCACTCTTATTGTTTACG TGGACGGAGGCTGGACCGACTGGGCAAAGTGGTCCGCCTGTGGGACCGAGTGCACCCACTGGCGCAGTCGCGAGTGCCAGGCCCCCCCGCCCAGAAACGGCGGGAAGCACTGCAGCGGCAGCATGATGGAGAGCAAAAACTGCACCGAGGGGTTGTGTGCACGCA ataaaaagaTTTCTATTGAACATGCAAGCCATC CGCTCGCCCCAGGTACGAGTGTCGCGGTCTACGCCGGTCTGGTGGGggccctgctgctgtgtgtgattTTGGTGTTGTGCGTGGGAGTGCTGGCATACCGCCGCAGATGCCGCCATCTCCATGGAGACATCACtgattcttcttctgctctcacTGCGGCCTTCCACCCAGGCAACTACAAGCCCCCCAGACAGG ATAACACCCACCCTCTGCATCCCTCAGCTCCACCCGATCTGACAGCCACGGCGGGGACTTTCCGCGGGCCGCTCTTCTCCCTGAAGCAGGGGGTCAACGACAGCCCCCACAAAATCCCCATGACTACCTCGCCCTTGCTGGACCCACTGCCGAGTCTCAAAATCAAGGTGTATAACGGCTCCACGCTCTCCTCCCTGGAGCTCCCCGCGGACATGGGCTTGTGTGACGGGGAGATCCTCAGCCTGAAGTCAGTGAGCACCATGGGCAGAGAGCGGGATTACCACAGCCACACGCTCCCCAGGGAGCCCGGGCTGAGCACCAGCGCCACCATGGGTAACCTGGGAGGACGCCTTACCATCCCCAACACTG GTGTGAGCCTGCTGGTCCCGCCGGGCACAATACCGCAGGGGAAGTTCTATGAGATGTACCTTATTATCAACAAGTGGGACAATACAAC GTTACCCTCTGAGGGAAGTCAGACCGTACTAAGTCCTGTGGTGAGCTGTGGCCCCTCCGGTATGTTGCTGAATCGTCCCGTGGTTCTTACTTTGCCCCACTGCGCCCAGCTAGACACACCTACCCCTGACTGGACGCTCACGCTCAAGACGCAGACTCACCAGGGGGCGTGGGAG GAGGTGCTGACGGCAGGAGAGGAGACTCTGTCGTCTCCTTGCTacctgcagctggaggaggagtgtTGCCATGTTCTGATGGAGCAGCTGGGAACGTACGGTCTCGTCGGCCAGTCCTGCCCTCCGCAGCCCGCCTGCAAACGCCTGCAGTTGGCGCTGTTCGCCCCTCGGGCGCCCTGCCTCTCGCTGGACTACAGCCTTCGCATCTATTGCATCCATGACACCCCACATGCACTCAAG GAGGTGCTGGATTTGGAAAGAAGTCTAGGAGGAGTTCTGCTGGAGGATCCAAAGCCTCTAATTTTCAAAGACAGCTATCACAACCTGCGCCTGTCCATCCACGACATTCCTCACACTCACTGGAGAAGCAAACTTCTTGCAAAGTATCAG GAGATCCCGTTCTATCACATCTGGAGCGGCAGCCAGAGACCCCTGCACTGCACCTTTAGCCTAGAGAGAGGAAGCCTGGCCGTGTCCCAGATCGCCTGTAAGATCTGTGTCCgacaggtggaaggggaggggcAGATATTCCAGCTTCACACGGACATTCAGGAG ACTCTACCCCCCCACTCGCCCCTCCCATCAGGAGGCACCTGCCTGCCCTCCTCTCAAGTTGGACCCTTTGCCTTTCGCTTGCCTGATTCCATCCGCCAGAAGATCTGTGCCAGTTTGGATGCACCGAGCGCTCGAGGATGTGACTGGAGGCTCCTGGCGCGCAGTCTGGGCTTTGACAG GTACTTGAACTACTTTGCAACAAAGCCCAGTCCCACAGGTGTTCTACTGGACTTATGGGAAGCGTGTCACCAAGCGGACGCAGACTTGGTCTCTTTGGCGACCGCGCTGGAAGAAATGGGCAAAAGTGAGGTGCTAGTTGTTATGACAACAGACGGGGATTGTTGA
- the unc5b gene encoding netrin receptor UNC5B isoform X2, whose product MLPVRMQRGEGIGPLVLLLLVGGLVSGTESSDYSEAEVLPDSFPSAPAEPLPEFLLEPEDAFIVKNRPVQLRCRASPATQIYFKCNGEWVNQNDHVTRESLDQVTGLVVREVDISVSRTQVEELFGLEDYWCQCVAWSSAGTTKSNRAYVRIAYLRKNFEQEPLGREVRLEQEVLLQCRPPEGMPAAEVDWLKNEDVIDPSQDSNFLITIDHDLIVKQARLSDTANYTCVARNVVARRRSSTATLIVYVSGGWSSWTEWSECNARCGRGWQRRTRSCTNPAPLNGGAFCEGPPFQRVTCTTLCPVDGGWTDWAKWSACGTECTHWRSRECQAPPPRNGGKHCSGSMMESKNCTEGLCARNKKISIEHASHPLAPGTSVAVYAGLVGALLLCVILVLCVGVLAYRRRCRHLHGDITDSSSALTAAFHPGNYKPPRQDNTHPLHPSAPPDLTATAGTFRGPLFSLKQGVNDSPHKIPMTTSPLLDPLPSLKIKVYNGSTLSSLELPADMGLCDGEILSLKSVSTMGRERDYHSHTLPREPGLSTSATMGNLGGRLTIPNTGVSLLVPPGTIPQGKFYEMYLIINKWDNTTLPSEGSQTVLSPVVSCGPSGMLLNRPVVLTLPHCAQLDTPTPDWTLTLKTQTHQGAWEEVLTAGEETLSSPCYLQLEEECCHVLMEQLGTYGLVGQSCPPQPACKRLQLALFAPRAPCLSLDYSLRIYCIHDTPHALKEVLDLERSLGGVLLEDPKPLIFKDSYHNLRLSIHDIPHTHWRSKLLAKYQEIPFYHIWSGSQRPLHCTFSLERGSLAVSQIACKICVRQVEGEGQIFQLHTDIQETLPPHSPLPSGGTCLPSSQVGPFAFRLPDSIRQKICASLDAPSARGCDWRLLARSLGFDRYLNYFATKPSPTGVLLDLWEACHQADADLVSLATALEEMGKSEVLVVMTTDGDC is encoded by the exons AGAGCAGCGACTACAGCGAGGCAGAGGTTCTCCCCGACTCCTTCCCGTCAGCACCAGCGGAGCCTCTCCCAGAATTCCTGCTGGAACCGGAGGACGCTTTCATCGTAAAGAACCGGCCCGTCCAGCTGCGGTGCCGCGCGTCGCCCGCCACCCAGATCTACTTCAAATGTAACGGAGAATGGGTCAATCAAAACGATCACGTCACCAGAGAGAGCCTGGACCAGGTCACGG GGCTGGTGGTGCGAGAGGTGGACATCTCGGTGTCGAGGACTCAGGTGGAGGAGCTGTTTGGGTTGGAGGACTACTGGTGCCAGTGTGTGGCCTGGAGCTCGGCCGGGACCACCAAGAGCAACCGGGCCTACGTTCGCATTGCAT ACCTGAGGAAGAACTTTGAGCAGGAGCCACTGGGGAGGGAGGTGCGACTCGAACAGGAGGTGTTGCTTCAGTGTCGCCCCCCGGAAGGCATGCCTGCTGCTGAG GTGGATTGGTTGAAGAACGAGGATGTCATCGATCCATCGCAGGATTCCAACTTCCTGATCACCATCGATCACGATCTGATCGTCAAGCAGGCCAGACTCTCAGACACGGCCAACTACACCTGCGTGGCTCGTAACGTGGTGGCCCGGAGACGCAGCAGCACGGCCACTCTTATTGTTTACG TGAGCGGAGGATGGTCGTCTTGGACTGAGTGGTCAGAGTGTAATGCTCGCTGTGGGCGGGGCTGGCAGCGACGAACACGCAGCTGCACCAATCCTGCCCCTCTGAATGGAGGAGCCTTCTGTGAAGGCCCACCCTTCCAGAGAGTGACCTGCACCACACTTTGCCCAG TGGACGGAGGCTGGACCGACTGGGCAAAGTGGTCCGCCTGTGGGACCGAGTGCACCCACTGGCGCAGTCGCGAGTGCCAGGCCCCCCCGCCCAGAAACGGCGGGAAGCACTGCAGCGGCAGCATGATGGAGAGCAAAAACTGCACCGAGGGGTTGTGTGCACGCA ataaaaagaTTTCTATTGAACATGCAAGCCATC CGCTCGCCCCAGGTACGAGTGTCGCGGTCTACGCCGGTCTGGTGGGggccctgctgctgtgtgtgattTTGGTGTTGTGCGTGGGAGTGCTGGCATACCGCCGCAGATGCCGCCATCTCCATGGAGACATCACtgattcttcttctgctctcacTGCGGCCTTCCACCCAGGCAACTACAAGCCCCCCAGACAGG ATAACACCCACCCTCTGCATCCCTCAGCTCCACCCGATCTGACAGCCACGGCGGGGACTTTCCGCGGGCCGCTCTTCTCCCTGAAGCAGGGGGTCAACGACAGCCCCCACAAAATCCCCATGACTACCTCGCCCTTGCTGGACCCACTGCCGAGTCTCAAAATCAAGGTGTATAACGGCTCCACGCTCTCCTCCCTGGAGCTCCCCGCGGACATGGGCTTGTGTGACGGGGAGATCCTCAGCCTGAAGTCAGTGAGCACCATGGGCAGAGAGCGGGATTACCACAGCCACACGCTCCCCAGGGAGCCCGGGCTGAGCACCAGCGCCACCATGGGTAACCTGGGAGGACGCCTTACCATCCCCAACACTG GTGTGAGCCTGCTGGTCCCGCCGGGCACAATACCGCAGGGGAAGTTCTATGAGATGTACCTTATTATCAACAAGTGGGACAATACAAC GTTACCCTCTGAGGGAAGTCAGACCGTACTAAGTCCTGTGGTGAGCTGTGGCCCCTCCGGTATGTTGCTGAATCGTCCCGTGGTTCTTACTTTGCCCCACTGCGCCCAGCTAGACACACCTACCCCTGACTGGACGCTCACGCTCAAGACGCAGACTCACCAGGGGGCGTGGGAG GAGGTGCTGACGGCAGGAGAGGAGACTCTGTCGTCTCCTTGCTacctgcagctggaggaggagtgtTGCCATGTTCTGATGGAGCAGCTGGGAACGTACGGTCTCGTCGGCCAGTCCTGCCCTCCGCAGCCCGCCTGCAAACGCCTGCAGTTGGCGCTGTTCGCCCCTCGGGCGCCCTGCCTCTCGCTGGACTACAGCCTTCGCATCTATTGCATCCATGACACCCCACATGCACTCAAG GAGGTGCTGGATTTGGAAAGAAGTCTAGGAGGAGTTCTGCTGGAGGATCCAAAGCCTCTAATTTTCAAAGACAGCTATCACAACCTGCGCCTGTCCATCCACGACATTCCTCACACTCACTGGAGAAGCAAACTTCTTGCAAAGTATCAG GAGATCCCGTTCTATCACATCTGGAGCGGCAGCCAGAGACCCCTGCACTGCACCTTTAGCCTAGAGAGAGGAAGCCTGGCCGTGTCCCAGATCGCCTGTAAGATCTGTGTCCgacaggtggaaggggaggggcAGATATTCCAGCTTCACACGGACATTCAGGAG ACTCTACCCCCCCACTCGCCCCTCCCATCAGGAGGCACCTGCCTGCCCTCCTCTCAAGTTGGACCCTTTGCCTTTCGCTTGCCTGATTCCATCCGCCAGAAGATCTGTGCCAGTTTGGATGCACCGAGCGCTCGAGGATGTGACTGGAGGCTCCTGGCGCGCAGTCTGGGCTTTGACAG GTACTTGAACTACTTTGCAACAAAGCCCAGTCCCACAGGTGTTCTACTGGACTTATGGGAAGCGTGTCACCAAGCGGACGCAGACTTGGTCTCTTTGGCGACCGCGCTGGAAGAAATGGGCAAAAGTGAGGTGCTAGTTGTTATGACAACAGACGGGGATTGTTGA